A part of Gossypium hirsutum isolate 1008001.06 chromosome A07, Gossypium_hirsutum_v2.1, whole genome shotgun sequence genomic DNA contains:
- the LOC121203668 gene encoding pentatricopeptide repeat-containing protein At5g16860-like — protein sequence MPERTLISWTILMSGYAKHGPSAEALALFKEMLSSGDNHKTRLRPDSYVYAVVLRSCGEMRELGFGKGVHGQVLKKGEAFLDGFLENSLVNMYSSCGQLEDAVLILTGLRSLGIKLDAFVFSMVIKACSNLEELNLGIQVHGLMVKKGFEKGSSLRSFRVLMHDICYCDDFTITSILKAISSLHDMGYGRQVHGYIVRTGFVSNSYVMCSLLDMYIECIEHESWEQWEKVPLKVYAGLERGEANECIIIASMLKWCSLLSNLDAGKVFHSLASKLAVDSDPYVISALIDMYSKCGVPDAA from the exons ATGCCTGAAAGAACTCTGATATCTTGGACCATCCTCATGTCAGGTTATGCCAAACATGGTCCTAGTGCGGAAGCGTTGGCATTGTTCAAAGAGATGCTGTCGTCTGGTGATAATCATAAAACACGCCTACGTCCTGACTCCTATGTTTATGCGGTTGTGTTGAGAAGTTGTGGAGAAATGAGAGAATTGGGGTTTGGGAAAGGAGTTCATGGCCAAGTTTTGAAGAAAGGAGAGGCTTTTCTTGATGGGTTTTTAGAGAATTCTTTGGTGAATATGTATTCAAGTTGTGGCCAATTGGAAGATGCTGTTTTGATTTTGACGGGATTGAGAAGCCTG GGAATTAAGTTGGATGCTTTTGTGTTTTCAATGGTTATCAAGGCATGTTCCAACTTGGAGGAGTTAAACTTGGGAATTCAAGTACATGGTTTAATGGTTAAGAAAGGGTTTGAGAAAGGGTCTT CTCTTAGGAGTTTTAGAGTTTTAATGCATGATATTTGTTATTGTGATGATTTCACCATAACAAGTATTCTCAAGGCAATTTCTAGTTTACATGACATGGGCTATGGTAGGCAGGTTCATGGATATATAGTTAGAACAGGTTTtgtatcaaatagctatgtaATGTGCTCTCTTCTGGATATGTATATTGAGTGCATTGAACATGAGAGCTGGGAACAATGGGAAAAAGTTCCTTTGAAGGTGTATGCTGGCTTAGAAAGAGGAGAAGCCAATGAGTGTATTATTATTGCAAGCATGCTAAAATGGTGCTCTCTGTTATCAAATCTTGATGCAGGGAAAGTATTCCACTCCTTGGCCAGCAAATTAGCTGTAGATTCTGATCCATATGTTATAAGCGCTTTGATTGACATGTATTCCAAGTGTGGGGTGCCAGATGCTGCTTAA
- the LOC107953281 gene encoding uncharacterized protein isoform X3, with translation MCLKVSSFVMGSYGIYFCINDIEPFCQDELALYRQCAEKRDKELRQRLQDSERKLGLSMPFDQAKERASQLESEVTSLERRLILASGIEGIEGFRQRWSLHGRLTDTNMCRKRLESLKLGMEKRKEDEPSKTPTRKSGFFW, from the exons ATGTGCTTGAAGGTGTCGAGTTTTGTGATGGGATCTTACGGAATTTATTTTTGT ATTAATGATATCGAGCCTTTCTGTCAAGATGAGCTGGCATTATATAGACAATGTGCTGAAAAGAGG GACAAGGAACTAAGGCAACGGCTTCAAGATAGCGAGAGAAAGTTGGGGTTGTCAATGCCTTTTGATCAAGCAAAGGAAAGAGCTAGTCAGCTTGAATCAGAAGTCACATCATTGGAGAG GCGCTTGATTCTGGCAAGTGGAATTGAAGGCATTGAAGGATTTCGTCAAAGATGGAGTCTGCATGGACGACTTACAGATACCAA TATGTGCAGGAAAAGGCTGGAATCCTTAAAACTGGGGATGGAGAAGAGAAAAGAGGATGAACCAAGCAAAACACCAACCAGGAAAAGTGGATTCTTTTGGTAA
- the LOC121203670 gene encoding pentatricopeptide repeat-containing protein At1g25360-like, which yields MQLNGIEANEFTLTSVILACVALDHRQALKICSLVSDAEISWNLLIQASLKANDYEMIHKLLRRIQSCFGYLEPISVCDIFRSCSSPVLLNMGMQAQAYMTKRGLLSHPTSGNGLIQMYSGCGQIAEADLVFESMPEKSSLCWTSIISAKVEHGHPSEALTLFNEMRRRNKLVDSSTLKSILKACSQMGRVDKAHSLLMSMEVVYGVKPSEEHYSCVIEAFTRAGMLEELENFIDEVVVDKNDTKIWNTLLSSARVIGKWKDASKTKTLGPNSSCIEVQNKIFEFVSDQKPSEDVFYKLAEIEREMEELGYVEDRNHLLHDAEEEEYDGAGLGHTEMKAIAFGLLSLPHRTPVRVIKSVRMCEMANAVVGIHGRSCP from the exons ATGCAGCTTAATGGTATTGAAGCAAATGAATTCACCTTAACATCTGTTATTCTGGCTTGTGTGGCTTTAG ATCACCGACAAGCGCTCAAGATATGTTCCTTGGTTTCAGATGCTGAGATCTCATGGAATTTATTGATACAGGCCAGCCTCAAGGCAAATGACTATGAAATGATTCACAAACTTCTCAGGAGGATTCAATCGTGCTTTGGGTACCTTGAACCGATCTCTGTTTGTGATATTTTCAGATCCTGTAGCAGCCCAGTGCTTTTGAATATGGGGATGCAAGCTCAGGCTTACATGACCAAAAGGGGTCTTCTTTCGCATCCTACAAGTGGAAATGGTCTCATTCAGATGTATTCCGGATGTGGACAAATTGCAGAGGCTGATTTGGTGTTTGAATCGATGCCTGAGAAGAGTTCTCTGTGTTGGACATCTATCATCTCCGCAAAAGTGGAACATGGACATCCATCTGAAGCTCTGACATTGTTTAACGAAATGCGGAGGAGGAATAAATTAGTAGACTCAAGTACATTAAAATCAATCTTGAAAGCATGCAGCCAAATGGGTCGAGTAGATAAGGCACATAGCCTATTAATGTCCATGGAAGTGGTTTACGGAGTTAAGCCATCGGAAGAGCATTATTCCTGCGTCATTGAAGCTTTTACTCGAGCTGGAATGCTTGAAGAACTTGAGAACTTCATCGATGAGGTTGTTGTAGATAAAAACGATACTAAGATTTGGAACACTCTTCTTTCATCGGCCCGTGTTATAG GCAAGTGGAAAGATGCATCGAAGACGAAAACATTAGGACCAAATTCCAGTTGCATAGAAGtgcaaaacaaaatatttgaatttgtctCCGACCAAAAACCAAGTGAAGATGTGTTCTATAAGTTGGCTGAGATAGAAAGAGAGATGGAGGAGTTGGGATATGTAGAAGATAGAAACCATTTGCTGCATGATGCAGAAGAGGAAGAATATGATGGTGCAGGTCTTGGTCATACTGAGATGAAGGCCATCGCATTCGGGCTCTTATCGTTACCCCACAGAACGCCGGTAAGGGTGATTAAAAGCGTTAGGATGTGTG AGATGGCAAATGCAGTTGTCGGGATTCATGGTAGAAGCTGCCCATGA
- the LOC107953280 gene encoding pentatricopeptide repeat-containing protein At3g49170, chloroplastic translates to MPERTLISWTILMSGYAKHGPSAEALALFKEMLSSGDNHKTRLRPDSYVYAVVLRSCGEMRELGFGKGVHGQVLKKGEAFLDGFLENSLVNMYSSCGQLEDAVLIFDGIEKPGLVAWSSMLSAYVKNGFEKEGLSVFLDMVSKGIKLDAFVFSMVIKACSNLEELNLGIQVHGLMVKKGFEKGSCLFLDNSLMDFYAKCKDLRGLRNVFDQLYEKDLVSWNTLIMGYVHNFYYFEALRSFRVLMHDICYCDDFTITSILKAISSLHDMGYGRQVHGYIVRTGFVSNSYVMCSLLDMYIECIEHESWEQWEKVPLKVYAGLERGEANECIIIASMLKWCSLLSNLDAGKVFHSLASKLAVDSDPYVISALIDMYSKCGVPDAALRVFERVENPGTVTWSALISGLSWNGWFVEALTCFNKMQLNGIEANEFTLTSVILACVALGDLRKGRELHCKILKTCYESNVSIVNMLINLYSQLSDHRQALKICSLVSDAEISWNLLIQASLKANDYEMIHKLLRRIQSCFGYLEPISVCDIFRSCSSPVLLNMGMQAQAYMTKRGLLSHPTSGNGLIQMYSGCGQIAEADLVFESMPEKSSLCWTSIISAKVEHGHPSEALTLFNEMRRRNKLVDSSTLKSILKACSQMGRVDKAHSLLMSMEVVYGVKPSEEHYSCVIEAFTRAGMLEELENFIDEVVVDKNDTKIWNTLLSSARVIGNMDMAKFALEKLLEIDPNDCFANLMLGKVLVMLGKWKDASKTKTLGPNSSCIEVQNKIFEFVSDQKPSEDVFYKLAEIEREMEELGYVEDRNHLLHDAEEEEYDGAGLGHTEMKAIAFGLLSLPHRTPVRVIKSVRMCGTCHHACKFMSTFVDRELVVKDNCTFHHFRDGKCSCRDSW, encoded by the coding sequence ATGCCTGAAAGAACTCTGATATCTTGGACCATCCTCATGTCAGGTTATGCCAAACATGGTCCTAGTGCGGAAGCGTTGGCATTGTTCAAAGAGATGCTGTCGTCTGGTGATAATCATAAAACACGCCTACGTCCTGACTCCTATGTTTATGCGGTTGTGTTGAGAAGTTGTGGAGAAATGAGAGAATTGGGGTTTGGGAAAGGAGTTCATGGCCAAGTTTTGAAGAAAGGAGAGGCTTTTCTTGATGGGTTTTTAGAGAATTCTTTGGTGAATATGTATTCAAGTTGTGGCCAATTGGAAGATGCTGTTTTGATTTTTGACGGGATTGAGAAGCCTGGTTTGGTTGCTTGGAGTTCAATGTTAAGTGCTTACGTGAAAAATGGATTTGAAAAAGAGGGTTTGAGTGTTTTCCTTGATATGGTCTCTAAGGGAATTAAGTTGGATGCTTTTGTGTTTTCAATGGTTATCAAGGCATGTTCCAACTTGGAGGAGTTAAACTTGGGAATTCAAGTACATGGTTTAATGGTTAAGAAAGGGTTTGAGAAAGGGTCTTGTTTGTTTTTGGACAATAGCTTAATGGATTTTTATGCAAAATGTAAGGATTTGAGGGGATTAAGAAACGTTTTTGATCAGCTGTACGAGAAAGATTTAGTTTCTTGGAACACATTAATTATGGGTTATGtacataatttttattactttgaaGCTCTTAGGAGTTTTAGAGTTTTAATGCATGATATTTGTTATTGTGATGATTTCACCATAACAAGTATTCTCAAGGCAATTTCTAGTTTACATGACATGGGCTATGGTAGGCAGGTTCATGGATATATAGTTAGAACAGGTTTtgtatcaaatagctatgtaATGTGCTCTCTTCTGGATATGTATATTGAGTGCATTGAACATGAGAGCTGGGAACAATGGGAAAAAGTTCCTTTGAAGGTGTATGCTGGCTTAGAAAGAGGAGAAGCCAATGAGTGTATTATTATTGCAAGCATGCTAAAATGGTGCTCTCTGTTATCAAATCTTGATGCAGGGAAAGTATTCCACTCCTTGGCCAGCAAATTAGCTGTAGATTCTGATCCATATGTTATAAGCGCTTTGATTGACATGTATTCCAAGTGTGGGGTGCCAGATGCTGCTTTAAGGGTTTTCGAAAGAGTAGAAAACCCAGGCACCGTAACTTGGTCAGCTCTGATCTCTGGACTTTCTTGGAATGGGTGGTTTGTGGAAGCACTAACATGTTTCAATAAAATGCAGCTTAATGGTATTGAAGCAAATGAATTCACCTTAACATCTGTTATTCTGGCTTGTGTGGCTTTAGGTGATCTTAGAAAGGGAAGAGAATTGCATTGCAAGATACTCAAAACTTGTTATGAATCAAACGTTTCCATAGTTAACATGCTCATTAATCTTTACTCGCAATTATCAGATCACCGACAAGCGCTCAAGATATGTTCCTTGGTTTCAGATGCTGAGATCTCATGGAATTTATTGATACAGGCCAGCCTCAAGGCAAATGACTATGAAATGATTCACAAACTTCTCAGGAGGATTCAATCGTGCTTTGGGTACCTTGAACCGATCTCTGTTTGTGATATTTTCAGATCCTGTAGCAGCCCAGTGCTTTTGAATATGGGGATGCAAGCTCAGGCTTACATGACCAAAAGGGGTCTTCTTTCGCATCCTACAAGTGGAAATGGTCTCATTCAGATGTATTCCGGATGTGGACAAATTGCAGAGGCTGATTTGGTGTTTGAATCGATGCCTGAGAAGAGTTCTCTGTGTTGGACATCTATCATCTCCGCAAAAGTGGAACATGGACATCCATCTGAAGCTCTGACATTGTTTAACGAAATGCGGAGGAGGAATAAATTAGTAGACTCAAGTACATTAAAATCAATCTTGAAAGCATGCAGCCAAATGGGTCGAGTAGATAAGGCACATAGCCTATTAATGTCCATGGAAGTGGTTTACGGAGTTAAGCCATCGGAAGAGCATTATTCCTGCGTCATTGAAGCTTTTACTCGAGCTGGAATGCTTGAAGAACTTGAGAACTTCATCGATGAGGTTGTTGTAGATAAAAACGATACTAAGATTTGGAACACTCTTCTTTCATCGGCCCGTGTTATAGGTAACATGGACATGGCAAAATTTGCCTTGGAGAAGCTTTTGGAAATAGATCCAAATGACTGCTTTGCAAATCTAATGCTTGGCAAGGTCCTGGTGATGTTAGGCAAGTGGAAAGATGCATCGAAGACGAAAACATTAGGACCAAATTCCAGTTGCATAGAAGtgcaaaacaaaatatttgaatttgtctCCGACCAAAAACCAAGTGAAGATGTGTTCTATAAGTTGGCTGAGATAGAAAGAGAGATGGAGGAGTTGGGATATGTAGAAGATAGAAACCATTTGCTGCATGATGCAGAAGAGGAAGAATATGATGGTGCAGGTCTTGGTCATACTGAGATGAAGGCCATCGCATTCGGGCTCTTATCGTTACCCCACAGAACGCCGGTAAGGGTGATTAAAAGCGTTAGGATGTGTGGTACTTGTCATCATGCATGCAAGTTTATGTCAACTTTTGTAGATCGAGAATTGGTTGTTAAGGACAATTGCACCTTTCACCATTTCAGAGATGGCAAATGCAGTTGTCGGGATTCATGGTAG
- the LOC107953281 gene encoding uncharacterized protein isoform X2, translating into MDVDSQPTMEETILVGDDLMMGPPSPVIPQEIASHVLEGVEFCDGILRNLFLCLQINDIEPFCQDELALYRQCAEKRDKELRQRLQDSERKLGLSMPFDQAKERASQLESEVTSLERRLILASGIEGIEGFRQRWSLHGRLTDTKKRLESLKLGMEKRKEDEPSKTPTRKSGFFW; encoded by the exons TTGATTCACAACCAACTATGGAGGAAACTATATTGGTTGGTGATGACCTAATGATGGGGCCACCATCTCCTGTCATCCCACAAGAAATCGCATCTCATGTGCTTGAAGGTGTCGAGTTTTGTGATGGGATCTTACGGAATTTATTTTTGT GTTTGCAGATTAATGATATCGAGCCTTTCTGTCAAGATGAGCTGGCATTATATAGACAATGTGCTGAAAAGAGG GACAAGGAACTAAGGCAACGGCTTCAAGATAGCGAGAGAAAGTTGGGGTTGTCAATGCCTTTTGATCAAGCAAAGGAAAGAGCTAGTCAGCTTGAATCAGAAGTCACATCATTGGAGAG GCGCTTGATTCTGGCAAGTGGAATTGAAGGCATTGAAGGATTTCGTCAAAGATGGAGTCTGCATGGACGACTTACAGATACCAA GAAAAGGCTGGAATCCTTAAAACTGGGGATGGAGAAGAGAAAAGAGGATGAACCAAGCAAAACACCAACCAGGAAAAGTGGATTCTTTTGGTAA
- the LOC121232196 gene encoding uncharacterized protein isoform X2, whose translation MDVDSQPTMEETILVGDDLMMGPPSPVIPQEIASHVLEGVEFCDGILRNLFLCLQINDIEPFCQDELALYRQCAEKRDKELRQRLQDSERKLGLSMPFDQAKERASQLESEVTSLERRLILASGIEGIEGFRQRWSLHGRLTDTKKRLESLKLGMEKRKEDEPSKTPTRKSGFFW comes from the exons ATGGATG TTGATTCACAACCAACTATGGAGGAAACTATATTGGTTGGTGATGACCTAATGATGGGGCCACCATCTCCTGTCATCCCACAAGAAATCGCATCTCATGTGCTTGAAGGTGTCGAGTTTTGTGATGGGATCTTACGGAATTTATTTTTGT GTTTGCAGATTAATGATATCGAGCCTTTCTGTCAAGATGAGCTGGCATTATATAGACAATGTGCTGAAAAGAGG GACAAGGAACTAAGGCAACGGCTTCAAGATAGCGAGAGAAAGTTGGGGTTGTCAATGCCTTTTGATCAAGCAAAGGAAAGAGCTAGTCAGCTTGAATCAGAAGTCACATCATTGGAGAG GCGCTTGATTCTGGCAAGTGGAATTGAAGGCATTGAAGGATTTCGTCAAAGATGGAGTCTGCATGGACGACTTACAGATACCAA GAAAAGGCTGGAATCCTTAAAACTGGGGATGGAGAAGAGAAAAGAGGATGAACCAAGCAAAACACCAACCAGGAAAAGTGGATTCTTTTGGTAA
- the LOC107953281 gene encoding uncharacterized protein isoform X1, giving the protein MDVDSQPTMEETILVGDDLMMGPPSPVIPQEIASHVLEGVEFCDGILRNLFLCLQINDIEPFCQDELALYRQCAEKRDKELRQRLQDSERKLGLSMPFDQAKERASQLESEVTSLERRLILASGIEGIEGFRQRWSLHGRLTDTNMCRKRLESLKLGMEKRKEDEPSKTPTRKSGFFW; this is encoded by the exons TTGATTCACAACCAACTATGGAGGAAACTATATTGGTTGGTGATGACCTAATGATGGGGCCACCATCTCCTGTCATCCCACAAGAAATCGCATCTCATGTGCTTGAAGGTGTCGAGTTTTGTGATGGGATCTTACGGAATTTATTTTTGT GTTTGCAGATTAATGATATCGAGCCTTTCTGTCAAGATGAGCTGGCATTATATAGACAATGTGCTGAAAAGAGG GACAAGGAACTAAGGCAACGGCTTCAAGATAGCGAGAGAAAGTTGGGGTTGTCAATGCCTTTTGATCAAGCAAAGGAAAGAGCTAGTCAGCTTGAATCAGAAGTCACATCATTGGAGAG GCGCTTGATTCTGGCAAGTGGAATTGAAGGCATTGAAGGATTTCGTCAAAGATGGAGTCTGCATGGACGACTTACAGATACCAA TATGTGCAGGAAAAGGCTGGAATCCTTAAAACTGGGGATGGAGAAGAGAAAAGAGGATGAACCAAGCAAAACACCAACCAGGAAAAGTGGATTCTTTTGGTAA
- the LOC121232196 gene encoding uncharacterized protein isoform X1, whose translation MDVDSQPTMEETILVGDDLMMGPPSPVIPQEIASHVLEGVEFCDGILRNLFLCLQINDIEPFCQDELALYRQCAEKRDKELRQRLQDSERKLGLSMPFDQAKERASQLESEVTSLERRLILASGIEGIEGFRQRWSLHGRLTDTNMCRKRLESLKLGMEKRKEDEPSKTPTRKSGFFW comes from the exons ATGGATG TTGATTCACAACCAACTATGGAGGAAACTATATTGGTTGGTGATGACCTAATGATGGGGCCACCATCTCCTGTCATCCCACAAGAAATCGCATCTCATGTGCTTGAAGGTGTCGAGTTTTGTGATGGGATCTTACGGAATTTATTTTTGT GTTTGCAGATTAATGATATCGAGCCTTTCTGTCAAGATGAGCTGGCATTATATAGACAATGTGCTGAAAAGAGG GACAAGGAACTAAGGCAACGGCTTCAAGATAGCGAGAGAAAGTTGGGGTTGTCAATGCCTTTTGATCAAGCAAAGGAAAGAGCTAGTCAGCTTGAATCAGAAGTCACATCATTGGAGAG GCGCTTGATTCTGGCAAGTGGAATTGAAGGCATTGAAGGATTTCGTCAAAGATGGAGTCTGCATGGACGACTTACAGATACCAA TATGTGCAGGAAAAGGCTGGAATCCTTAAAACTGGGGATGGAGAAGAGAAAAGAGGATGAACCAAGCAAAACACCAACCAGGAAAAGTGGATTCTTTTGGTAA